The Corylus avellana chromosome ca8, CavTom2PMs-1.0 genome has a segment encoding these proteins:
- the LOC132190746 gene encoding molybdate transporter 1-like has protein sequence MESQNPQIPPPHFKGPPEAARPSPISGFAANIVDKVKTNLVFQSKWAELNGAMGDLGTYIPIVLALTLVDGLNLGTTLIFTGVYNIITGAIYGVPMPVQPMKSIAAAALAGPGFGVPEIMAAGILTGGILIVLGVTGLMKLAYKLIPLSVVRGIQLAQGLSFALTAVKYVRKVQDFSKSKANGDRQWLGLDGLVLAIVCFCFIVIITGAGEECSGRRDEETDVDLGVDEERPRRKRRNFRKIILALPSAFIIFVLGVVLAFIRKPNVVHDIKFGPSAMEVVSISKHAWKEGFIKGTIPQLPLSILNSVIAVCKLSSDLFPGRDFSVTSLSVTVGLMNVIGCWFGAMPSCHGAGGLAGQYKFGGRSGGCVALLGTAKLILGLVLGSSLVKILSQFPVGVLGILLLFAGIELAMASRDMNTKEESFVMLLCTAISLVGSSAALGFVCGILAHLLLRLRDYRKGQPLSTLWMHENQ, from the coding sequence ATGGAGTCCCAAAATCCCCAAATCCCACCACCCCACTTCAAAGGCCCACCTGAAGCCGCTCGCCCCTCGCCCATCTCCGGTTTTGCAGCCAACATCGTAGACAAAGTGAAAACCAACCTAGTTTTCCAGTCAAAATGGGCAGAATTGAATGGGGCAATGGGAGACTTAGGTACATACATACCAATAGTGCTGGCCCTGACACTAGTAGATGGCCTTAACCTAGGCACAACATTAATATTCACTGGGGTCTACAACATTATCACTGGTGCCATCTATGGTGTGCCCATGCCAGTCCAGCCCATGAAGTCCATCGCTGCCGCAGCCTTAGCGGGCCCCGGTTTTGGCGTCCCGGAGATCATGGCTGCCGGAATTTTGACTGGGGGAATACTAATTGTTCTGGGTGTCACGGGGTTGATGAAGTTGGCGTATAAGTTGATTCCTCTATCTGTTGTTAGGGGAATTCAGCTAGCACAGGGCTTGTCATTTGCACTGACTGCGGTTAAATATGTCAGAAAAGTGCAGGATTTTTCCAAGTCAAAAGCTAATGGGGACAGGCAGTGGCTCGGGCTGGATGGGTTGGTATTGgctattgtttgtttttgttttattgttattattactGGTGCAGGTGAGGAATGCAGCGGCAGAAGAGATGAAGAAACAGATGTTGATTTGGGTGTTGATGAAGAAAGGCCTAGAAGAAAACgaagaaatttcagaaaaattatCTTAGCTTTACCTTCAGCCTTTATTATATTTGTGTTGGGTGTTGTATTGGCTTTTATAAGAAAGCCTAACGTGGTGCACGACATCAAATTTGGGCCATCTGCTATGGAAGTAGTATCCATCTCAAAGCATGCATGGAAGGAAGGGTTCATAAAGGGTACAATTCCTCAACTCCCCTTGTCAATATTGAATTCTGTGATCGCCGTCTGCAAGCTGTCGTCGGATCTTTTTCCGGGAAGAGACTTCTCGGTGACATCGCTGTCAGTGACCGTCGGGTTAATGAACGTGATCGGGTGCTGGTTCGGAGCCATGCCAAGCTGCCATGGCGCGGGTGGGCTAGCCGGGCAGTACAAGTTTGGTGGGAGGAGTGGTGGGTGCGTGGCCCTTCTTGGCACAGCAAAATTGATCTTGGGTTTGGTATTAGGGAGCTCTTTGGTGAAGATTTTGAGCCAATTTCCTGTTGGTGTCCTTGGAATTCTACTCTTGTTTGCTGGAATTGAGCTTGCCATGGCTTCAAGGGACATGAATACCAAGGAGGAATCCTTTGTCATGCTTCTTTGCACAGCAATTTCTCTAGTGGGATCAAGTGCAGCTCTTGGCTTTGTGTGTGGGATTCTTGCTCATTTGCTTCTAAGGTTAAGAGATTATAGAAAGGGTCAACCCCTTTCAACGTTATGGATGCATGAAAACCAATAA